A genomic stretch from Microtus pennsylvanicus isolate mMicPen1 chromosome 11, mMicPen1.hap1, whole genome shotgun sequence includes:
- the Atxn7l3 gene encoding ataxin-7-like protein 3 isoform X4 produces the protein MKMEEMSLSGLDNSKLEAIAQEIYADLVEDSCLGFCFEVHRAVKCGYFFLDDTDPDSMKDFEIVDQPGLDIFGQVFNQWKSKECVCPNCSRSIAASRFAPHLEKCLGMGRNSSRIANRRIANSNNMNKSESDQEDNDDINDNDWSYGSEKKAKKRKSDKNPNSPRRSKSLKHKNGELSNSDPFKYSNSTGISYETLGPEELRSLLTTQCGVISEHTKKMCTRSLRCPQHTDEQRRTVRIYFLGPSAVLPEVESSLDNDSFDMTDSQALISRLQWDGSSDLSPSDSGSSKTSENQGWGLGTNSSESRKTKKKKSHLSLVGTASGLGSNKKKKPKPPAPPTPSIYDDIN, from the exons ATGAAAATGGAGGAAATGTCTTTGTCTGGCCTGGATAACAGCAAACTAGAG GCCATCGCTCAGGAGATATATGCGGACCTGGTCGAGGATTCTTGTTTGGGATTCTGCTTTGAGGTACACCGGGCTGTCAAGTGCGGCTACTTCTTCCTGGATGATACAGATCCTGATAGCATGAAGGATTTTG AGATCGTGGACCAGCCTGGGTTGGACATCTTTGGACAGGTTTTCAACCAGTGGAAGAGCAAGGAGTGTGTTTGCCCCAATTGCAGTCGCAGTATTGCTGCGTCCCGCTTTGCCCCCCACCTGGAGAAGTGCCTGGGAATGGGTCGGAACAGCAGCCGAATCGCCAACCGTCG GATTGCCAATAGCAACAATATGAACAAGTCTGAGAGTGACCAAGAAGACAATGATGACATCAATGACAATGACTGGTCTTATGGCTCAGAGAAGAAAG CCAAGAAGAGAAAATCAGACAAG AACCCTAATTCCCCTCGAAGATCCAAgtctttaaaacacaaaaatg ggGAACTTAGCAACTCCGATCCTTTTAAG TATAGCAACTCAACTGGGATCAGCTATGAGACCCTGGGGCCAGAAGAGCTACGGAGCCTGCTCACCACG CAATGTGGAGTGATTTCTGAACATACCAAGAAGATGTGCACAAG GTCACTACGCTGTCCCcagcacacagatgaacagaGGCGAACCGTACGGATATATTTCCTTGGGCCCTCAGC CGTCCTTCCAGAGGTCGAGAGTTCCTTGGATAATGACAGCTTTGACATGACTGACAGCCAGGCCCTCATCAGCCGACTTCAGTGGGATGGCTCTTCTGATCTCTCACCTTCTGATTCAGGCTCCTCCAAGACTAGCGAAAATCAAGGATGGGGTCTAG GTACCAACAGCTCTGAATCacggaaaaccaagaaaaagaaatcccatcTGAGCTTGGTAGGGACTGCCTCCGGCCTGGGCTCcaacaagaagaaaaagccaAAGCCACCGGCTCCCCCAACGCCCAGCATCTATGATGACATCAACTGA
- the Atxn7l3 gene encoding ataxin-7-like protein 3 isoform X3 produces MKMEEMSLSGLDNSKLEAIAQEIYADLVEDSCLGFCFEVHRAVKCGYFFLDDTDPDSMKDFEIVDQPGLDIFGQVFNQWKSKECVCPNCSRSIAASRFAPHLEKCLGMGRNSSRIANRRIANSNNMNKSESDQEDNDDINDNDWSYGSEKKAKKRKSDKLWYLPFQNPNSPRRSKSLKHKNGELSNSDPFKYSNSTGISYETLGPEELRSLLTTQCGVISEHTKKMCTRSLRCPQHTDEQRRTVRIYFLGPSAVLPEVESSLDNDSFDMTDSQALISRLQWDGSSDLSPSDSGSSKTSENQGWGLGTNSSESRKTKKKKSHLSLVGTASGLGSNKKKKPKPPAPPTPSIYDDIN; encoded by the exons ATGAAAATGGAGGAAATGTCTTTGTCTGGCCTGGATAACAGCAAACTAGAG GCCATCGCTCAGGAGATATATGCGGACCTGGTCGAGGATTCTTGTTTGGGATTCTGCTTTGAGGTACACCGGGCTGTCAAGTGCGGCTACTTCTTCCTGGATGATACAGATCCTGATAGCATGAAGGATTTTG AGATCGTGGACCAGCCTGGGTTGGACATCTTTGGACAGGTTTTCAACCAGTGGAAGAGCAAGGAGTGTGTTTGCCCCAATTGCAGTCGCAGTATTGCTGCGTCCCGCTTTGCCCCCCACCTGGAGAAGTGCCTGGGAATGGGTCGGAACAGCAGCCGAATCGCCAACCGTCG GATTGCCAATAGCAACAATATGAACAAGTCTGAGAGTGACCAAGAAGACAATGATGACATCAATGACAATGACTGGTCTTATGGCTCAGAGAAGAAAG CCAAGAAGAGAAAATCAGACAAG CTATGGTATCTCCCATTCCAGAACCCTAATTCCCCTCGAAGATCCAAgtctttaaaacacaaaaatg ggGAACTTAGCAACTCCGATCCTTTTAAG TATAGCAACTCAACTGGGATCAGCTATGAGACCCTGGGGCCAGAAGAGCTACGGAGCCTGCTCACCACG CAATGTGGAGTGATTTCTGAACATACCAAGAAGATGTGCACAAG GTCACTACGCTGTCCCcagcacacagatgaacagaGGCGAACCGTACGGATATATTTCCTTGGGCCCTCAGC CGTCCTTCCAGAGGTCGAGAGTTCCTTGGATAATGACAGCTTTGACATGACTGACAGCCAGGCCCTCATCAGCCGACTTCAGTGGGATGGCTCTTCTGATCTCTCACCTTCTGATTCAGGCTCCTCCAAGACTAGCGAAAATCAAGGATGGGGTCTAG GTACCAACAGCTCTGAATCacggaaaaccaagaaaaagaaatcccatcTGAGCTTGGTAGGGACTGCCTCCGGCCTGGGCTCcaacaagaagaaaaagccaAAGCCACCGGCTCCCCCAACGCCCAGCATCTATGATGACATCAACTGA
- the Atxn7l3 gene encoding ataxin-7-like protein 3 isoform X2, translating to MKMEEMSLSGLDNSKLEAIAQEIYADLVEDSCLGFCFEVHRAVKCGYFFLDDTDPDSMKDFEIVDQPGLDIFGQVFNQWKSKECVCPNCSRSIAASRFAPHLEKCLGMGRNSSRIANRRIANSNNMNKSESDQEDNDDINDNDWSYGSEKKAKKRKSDKNPNSPRRSKSLKHKNGFSVCTSASNTLPLLFSSSGELSNSDPFKYSNSTGISYETLGPEELRSLLTTQCGVISEHTKKMCTRSLRCPQHTDEQRRTVRIYFLGPSAVLPEVESSLDNDSFDMTDSQALISRLQWDGSSDLSPSDSGSSKTSENQGWGLGTNSSESRKTKKKKSHLSLVGTASGLGSNKKKKPKPPAPPTPSIYDDIN from the exons ATGAAAATGGAGGAAATGTCTTTGTCTGGCCTGGATAACAGCAAACTAGAG GCCATCGCTCAGGAGATATATGCGGACCTGGTCGAGGATTCTTGTTTGGGATTCTGCTTTGAGGTACACCGGGCTGTCAAGTGCGGCTACTTCTTCCTGGATGATACAGATCCTGATAGCATGAAGGATTTTG AGATCGTGGACCAGCCTGGGTTGGACATCTTTGGACAGGTTTTCAACCAGTGGAAGAGCAAGGAGTGTGTTTGCCCCAATTGCAGTCGCAGTATTGCTGCGTCCCGCTTTGCCCCCCACCTGGAGAAGTGCCTGGGAATGGGTCGGAACAGCAGCCGAATCGCCAACCGTCG GATTGCCAATAGCAACAATATGAACAAGTCTGAGAGTGACCAAGAAGACAATGATGACATCAATGACAATGACTGGTCTTATGGCTCAGAGAAGAAAG CCAAGAAGAGAAAATCAGACAAG AACCCTAATTCCCCTCGAAGATCCAAgtctttaaaacacaaaaatg GGTTCTCTGTCTGTACCTCTGCATCAAAcacccttccccttcttttttcttcttcagggGAACTTAGCAACTCCGATCCTTTTAAG TATAGCAACTCAACTGGGATCAGCTATGAGACCCTGGGGCCAGAAGAGCTACGGAGCCTGCTCACCACG CAATGTGGAGTGATTTCTGAACATACCAAGAAGATGTGCACAAG GTCACTACGCTGTCCCcagcacacagatgaacagaGGCGAACCGTACGGATATATTTCCTTGGGCCCTCAGC CGTCCTTCCAGAGGTCGAGAGTTCCTTGGATAATGACAGCTTTGACATGACTGACAGCCAGGCCCTCATCAGCCGACTTCAGTGGGATGGCTCTTCTGATCTCTCACCTTCTGATTCAGGCTCCTCCAAGACTAGCGAAAATCAAGGATGGGGTCTAG GTACCAACAGCTCTGAATCacggaaaaccaagaaaaagaaatcccatcTGAGCTTGGTAGGGACTGCCTCCGGCCTGGGCTCcaacaagaagaaaaagccaAAGCCACCGGCTCCCCCAACGCCCAGCATCTATGATGACATCAACTGA
- the Atxn7l3 gene encoding ataxin-7-like protein 3 isoform X1, with amino-acid sequence MKMEEMSLSGLDNSKLEAIAQEIYADLVEDSCLGFCFEVHRAVKCGYFFLDDTDPDSMKDFEIVDQPGLDIFGQVFNQWKSKECVCPNCSRSIAASRFAPHLEKCLGMGRNSSRIANRRIANSNNMNKSESDQEDNDDINDNDWSYGSEKKAKKRKSDKLWYLPFQNPNSPRRSKSLKHKNGFSVCTSASNTLPLLFSSSGELSNSDPFKYSNSTGISYETLGPEELRSLLTTQCGVISEHTKKMCTRSLRCPQHTDEQRRTVRIYFLGPSAVLPEVESSLDNDSFDMTDSQALISRLQWDGSSDLSPSDSGSSKTSENQGWGLGTNSSESRKTKKKKSHLSLVGTASGLGSNKKKKPKPPAPPTPSIYDDIN; translated from the exons ATGAAAATGGAGGAAATGTCTTTGTCTGGCCTGGATAACAGCAAACTAGAG GCCATCGCTCAGGAGATATATGCGGACCTGGTCGAGGATTCTTGTTTGGGATTCTGCTTTGAGGTACACCGGGCTGTCAAGTGCGGCTACTTCTTCCTGGATGATACAGATCCTGATAGCATGAAGGATTTTG AGATCGTGGACCAGCCTGGGTTGGACATCTTTGGACAGGTTTTCAACCAGTGGAAGAGCAAGGAGTGTGTTTGCCCCAATTGCAGTCGCAGTATTGCTGCGTCCCGCTTTGCCCCCCACCTGGAGAAGTGCCTGGGAATGGGTCGGAACAGCAGCCGAATCGCCAACCGTCG GATTGCCAATAGCAACAATATGAACAAGTCTGAGAGTGACCAAGAAGACAATGATGACATCAATGACAATGACTGGTCTTATGGCTCAGAGAAGAAAG CCAAGAAGAGAAAATCAGACAAG CTATGGTATCTCCCATTCCAGAACCCTAATTCCCCTCGAAGATCCAAgtctttaaaacacaaaaatg GGTTCTCTGTCTGTACCTCTGCATCAAAcacccttccccttcttttttcttcttcagggGAACTTAGCAACTCCGATCCTTTTAAG TATAGCAACTCAACTGGGATCAGCTATGAGACCCTGGGGCCAGAAGAGCTACGGAGCCTGCTCACCACG CAATGTGGAGTGATTTCTGAACATACCAAGAAGATGTGCACAAG GTCACTACGCTGTCCCcagcacacagatgaacagaGGCGAACCGTACGGATATATTTCCTTGGGCCCTCAGC CGTCCTTCCAGAGGTCGAGAGTTCCTTGGATAATGACAGCTTTGACATGACTGACAGCCAGGCCCTCATCAGCCGACTTCAGTGGGATGGCTCTTCTGATCTCTCACCTTCTGATTCAGGCTCCTCCAAGACTAGCGAAAATCAAGGATGGGGTCTAG GTACCAACAGCTCTGAATCacggaaaaccaagaaaaagaaatcccatcTGAGCTTGGTAGGGACTGCCTCCGGCCTGGGCTCcaacaagaagaaaaagccaAAGCCACCGGCTCCCCCAACGCCCAGCATCTATGATGACATCAACTGA